The genomic window CGGGCATTGGACCTTCTACCTGCGTAAATGTCTTAAGGCTCGGTAAGGGTCACGATTCATGTACTTCTTTTCAACGCCGCTGTCGCGTCGCGCTCGACTTTCGGCGGCAACCCCGGGGCGCTGAGGAGTTTCGCCAACCCTGCGGGGTTGGTTCCGCGGAACAGGTCCCTGACGGTCACCCCGTGGTCCGGAACGCGGCCCGGAAGAATCGATGCCCCGCGCTGGACGGTCCCAGGTTCGACGACCCGGAAGTACGCACCGACGTCAGCGCGCTCGGTGAACCGCTTCAGCCAACCCGGCTCGTCGACCCAGCGTGCGAACGTCCCGCACGGCTTTCTGGCGATCGTGACTTCGAGGACGACATCGCCGATGTGCCAGTGCGAGCCGACAACGGCGTCGGTCACCTCGATTCCCGATGTCCTGAGGTTCTCCCCGAACCAGCCCGGCTCGACCGGTCGTCCGAGTTCGGAGGCCCAGCGTTGGGCCTCCGCCTCGTCGTACACGTATACGGCTTGGTCAACCCCGCCATGGAATTTCGTATCCCGACTGTGGTCACCGGCTAGGCC from Rhodococcus sp. P1Y includes these protein-coding regions:
- a CDS encoding MOSC domain-containing protein; protein product: MTARVEAVCVVHADVPIGRRGVSGSAIDKRPVDGPVDVHELGLAGDHSRDTKFHGGVDQAVYVYDEAEAQRWASELGRPVEPGWFGENLRTSGIEVTDAVVGSHWHIGDVVLEVTIARKPCGTFARWVDEPGWLKRFTERADVGAYFRVVEPGTVQRGASILPGRVPDHGVTVRDLFRGTNPAGLAKLLSAPGLPPKVERDATAALKRST